A region of the Legionella sp. PATHC035 genome:
AAAAGAAACAAATCGGTCTGTTTTCAGCAACGATGCCTTACCGTATTCGACAAATTGCCAACACTTATTTGCATGATCCTGTGTCCATCGAAATACGATCAGAAACCGCTACTGTAAAAAGTATCGAGCAACGATTTTTATTTGCTTCTGGACATCAAAAACCTGATGCTCTGTTACGTGTATTGGCCGTAGAAGAATATCAAGGAGTGATTGTATTCGTACGTACTAAAAGCAGTACGGAAGAAGTTGCCGAACTCTTGCAACAACAAGGTCTGCGGGCTATGGCCATACATGGTGATATTACCCAAGCATTACGTGAGCGTATTATTGCGCAATTCAGACAAGGAGCGATTGATATCCTGGTCGCTACGGATGTGGCTGCTCGTGGTCTGGATGTGGAGCGAGTAACCCATGTAATAAACTATGATTTACCGCATGATAATGAAACCTATGTCCATCGCATTGGAAGAACAGGTAGAGCAGGGCGTTCTGGGGTAGCTGTTTTGTTTGTAACCCCTAAAGAATCCCGTTTAATTGGTAGCATTGAGCGGCATACGCGGCAACGTATTGCTAAAGTGGCGGTCCCTAATGACCATATGATTCAAACTGCACGTCAACAACGTTTTATGGCAAATATCACAGCACGTTTGGAACATGCAAACCTGCCTTCATACAAACGAATTATTGAGGAATACATTAAAGAAAATAATGTTTCCGCAGTCGATGTTGCAGCCACACTTGCTTTGCTGTTAAACAAGGATTTGCCTTGGCAAAAAGAGCAAGTATTACCTAAATCACCCCGTCCGGCTAAAGAAGGTCGTGCTGAACGTGGCGGCAAATTTGAACGTGCTCGAACAGAGG
Encoded here:
- a CDS encoding DEAD/DEAH box helicase, whose product is MSQEITSFASFNFSDALNKALEDMKFTTPSPIQVQTIPLLMEGRDAIALAQTGTGKTAAFALPILQNLSPNVQGTQALILAPTRELAIQVAEQFELLSAKQRGVMVAVLCGGQDYGRQLKQLKAGAQVVVGTPGRILDHIDRRTLNLDNLRTFILDEADEMLRMGFIEDIETIMAQLPEKKQIGLFSATMPYRIRQIANTYLHDPVSIEIRSETATVKSIEQRFLFASGHQKPDALLRVLAVEEYQGVIVFVRTKSSTEEVAELLQQQGLRAMAIHGDITQALRERIIAQFRQGAIDILVATDVAARGLDVERVTHVINYDLPHDNETYVHRIGRTGRAGRSGVAVLFVTPKESRLIGSIERHTRQRIAKVAVPNDHMIQTARQQRFMANITARLEHANLPSYKRIIEEYIKENNVSAVDVAATLALLLNKDLPWQKEQVLPKSPRPAKEGRAERGGKFERARTEERKGFAADKKGSRDGRKKFNDDVVGQDLFRIDVGKIHGVKPGNIVGAIANEAGLQSKHITGLKIHDDHSTVRLPKGMPKEVMSDLTKAWVCGRQLNITLIGSA